Proteins encoded by one window of Micromonospora coxensis:
- a CDS encoding RNA polymerase sigma factor yields the protein MGTDTARAVAEAGTEAYPRIVAALIRATGDWTLAEDCAQEALASALERWPRDGVPGNPGGWLMTTARNRAVDVLRRASVERRKLHELALLTDTAREPEQEGDVVDDRLRLIFTCCHPALAPEARVALTLRTVAGVPTADIARAFLVGESTMTRRITRAKARIATAGIPYRVPAGAALVERLPGVLAVLYLLFTRGYDADGEPAFADEAIRLARLLDRLLPDEPEVAALLALFLLQNSRRAARRDGDGNLLTLDEQDRSRWDSDAVAEGLAVLARAGHGPYALQARIAAAHATAATGADTDWAAIAGWYDELARLRPTPVVRLNRAVAHGYAHGPRAGLDLIVEARTGGALDGYPPAVAAEAELTARHGDPVRAAALFRHAAGLVCSEPERRALLRRAEALTSSGP from the coding sequence GTGGGCACCGACACCGCGCGGGCCGTGGCCGAGGCGGGCACCGAGGCGTACCCGAGGATCGTCGCCGCGCTGATCCGCGCCACCGGGGACTGGACGCTGGCCGAGGACTGCGCCCAGGAGGCGCTGGCGTCGGCGCTGGAGCGCTGGCCCCGCGACGGCGTGCCCGGCAACCCGGGCGGCTGGCTGATGACGACCGCCCGCAACCGGGCCGTGGACGTGCTGCGCCGGGCCTCGGTGGAGCGCCGCAAGCTGCACGAGCTGGCGCTGCTCACCGACACGGCCCGGGAGCCCGAGCAGGAGGGGGACGTGGTGGACGACCGGCTGCGGCTCATCTTCACCTGTTGCCACCCGGCGCTGGCGCCGGAGGCGCGGGTCGCGTTGACGCTGCGTACGGTGGCCGGGGTGCCGACCGCCGACATCGCCCGCGCCTTCCTGGTCGGCGAGTCGACGATGACCCGGCGAATCACCCGGGCGAAGGCCCGGATCGCCACGGCCGGCATCCCGTACCGGGTGCCGGCCGGGGCCGCGCTGGTCGAGCGGCTGCCGGGCGTGCTGGCCGTGCTCTACCTGCTCTTCACCCGGGGGTACGACGCGGACGGCGAGCCGGCCTTCGCCGACGAGGCGATCCGGCTGGCCCGGCTGCTCGACCGGTTGCTGCCGGACGAGCCGGAGGTGGCCGCCCTGCTGGCGTTGTTCCTGTTGCAGAACTCGCGCCGGGCGGCCCGCCGGGACGGCGACGGCAATCTGCTCACCCTCGACGAGCAGGACCGCTCCCGCTGGGACTCCGACGCCGTCGCCGAGGGCCTGGCCGTGCTGGCCCGCGCCGGTCACGGCCCGTACGCCCTCCAGGCCCGGATCGCCGCCGCCCACGCCACCGCCGCGACCGGCGCGGACACCGACTGGGCCGCCATCGCCGGCTGGTACGACGAGCTGGCCCGGCTGCGTCCCACCCCGGTGGTCCGGCTCAACCGGGCGGTGGCGCACGGCTACGCCCACGGCCCCCGGGCGGGGCTGGACCTGATCGTGGAGGCGCGCACCGGCGGCGCGCTCGACGGCTATCCACCGGCGGTGGCCGCCGAGGCCGAGCTGACCGCCCGGCACGGCGACCCGGTACGCGCCGCCGCGCTCTTCCGCCACGCCGCCGGCCTGGTCTGCTCCGAGCCGGAGCGGCGGGCCCTGCTGCGCCGGGCCGAGGCGCTGACCTCGTCGGGTCCGTAG
- a CDS encoding putative bifunctional diguanylate cyclase/phosphodiesterase, translating into MLPHDVRREAVTPRTRRVGVVVAAAVVLVEAVWLVVALPQAALVSDLGAITVASWATVACANAARRHPAPLRRFWTLLAVTMGLAAAGRTLWAVERIGSQELPHTFLIGAVFTTGIVTGTAALLCSLSAPRSLVGRARTLLDGVIVGLALIPIGWVVVFRDIATADLADPLRTFGLLYPMLDLMQLTILVAVAGPRRPVWRPLTLIGASLAVRAGADAVYVSLVAHHSYAPGHPIDLCWPLSYLLVAVAASQPPPPPRCEGVDESAESPLPPWWRVALPYLPVGGAIIAVVLARRPSGQTPHLVFTGMMALLGVLALRQGLAANENLRLVGRLRRLAYTDQLTGLPNRLMFNRRLRRALRDGPPVAVLLLDLDGFKQVNDRFGHATGDALLTAIAGRMRDAVGDDGDIARLGGDEFAVLVDATRPVSPERLAERLLAALQPSPGEEDVGIHPSASIGIAEYGPQHASYTDVLRDADIAMYAAKAAGKSAYRTCTPALRESAVTRAELIADLRRAVDERQLHLDYQPIVDLATGAVRSAEALVRWRHPRLGLLAPAAFLPLAEETGLIVPIDRWVIHEACRAAAGWRERVPEATVAVNIAAAHLRRPDLIATVTSATASAGLAPRALTLELTESALIDGSESVLERLAQLRDLGIRIAIDDFGTGYSSLSYLHRIPATELKIDRSFVARLDTDPRAYATVEMVTRLAGAFDLMVVAEGVETEEQHAAVTAIGCVHGQGYRYGRPGALTTLHPHPTPA; encoded by the coding sequence GTGCTGCCCCACGACGTCCGCCGCGAGGCGGTCACCCCGCGCACCCGCCGGGTCGGCGTCGTCGTCGCGGCGGCGGTCGTCCTCGTCGAGGCGGTCTGGCTGGTCGTCGCGCTGCCGCAGGCGGCGCTGGTCAGCGACCTGGGCGCGATCACGGTGGCGTCCTGGGCCACGGTCGCGTGCGCGAACGCGGCCCGCCGGCACCCGGCGCCGCTGCGCCGGTTCTGGACCCTGCTCGCGGTCACCATGGGGCTGGCCGCCGCCGGCCGTACGCTCTGGGCCGTCGAGCGGATCGGCAGTCAGGAGCTGCCGCACACCTTCCTGATCGGGGCGGTCTTCACCACCGGGATCGTCACCGGCACCGCGGCCCTGCTCTGCTCGCTGTCCGCGCCCCGCAGCCTCGTCGGCCGGGCCCGCACCCTGCTCGACGGGGTGATCGTCGGGCTCGCGCTGATCCCGATCGGCTGGGTCGTGGTGTTCCGGGACATCGCCACCGCCGACCTCGCCGATCCGCTGCGCACCTTCGGCCTGCTCTACCCGATGCTCGACCTGATGCAGCTGACCATCCTGGTCGCGGTCGCCGGACCGAGGCGTCCGGTGTGGCGGCCGCTGACCCTGATCGGGGCGAGCCTGGCCGTCCGGGCCGGGGCCGACGCGGTCTACGTCTCGCTGGTCGCGCACCACAGCTACGCCCCCGGACACCCGATCGACCTCTGCTGGCCGCTGAGCTACCTGCTGGTCGCGGTGGCGGCGAGCCAACCGCCGCCACCGCCGCGCTGCGAGGGCGTCGACGAAAGCGCCGAGTCGCCGCTGCCGCCCTGGTGGCGGGTGGCCCTGCCGTACCTGCCGGTGGGCGGGGCGATCATCGCGGTGGTGCTCGCCCGCCGTCCCAGCGGGCAGACCCCGCACCTCGTCTTCACCGGCATGATGGCCCTGCTCGGCGTGCTGGCGCTGCGCCAGGGGCTGGCCGCCAACGAGAACCTGCGGCTGGTCGGCCGGCTGCGCCGGCTGGCGTACACCGACCAGCTCACCGGGCTGCCGAACCGGCTGATGTTCAACCGGCGGCTGCGCCGGGCGCTGCGCGACGGCCCACCGGTCGCCGTGCTGCTGCTCGACCTGGACGGGTTCAAGCAGGTCAACGACCGGTTCGGCCACGCCACCGGGGACGCCCTGCTGACCGCCATCGCCGGCCGGATGCGGGACGCGGTCGGCGACGACGGCGACATCGCCCGGCTCGGCGGCGACGAGTTCGCGGTCCTGGTCGACGCGACCCGGCCGGTGTCGCCGGAACGGCTCGCCGAGCGGCTGCTCGCCGCCCTGCAACCGTCGCCCGGCGAGGAGGACGTCGGCATCCACCCGTCGGCCAGCATCGGCATCGCCGAGTACGGCCCGCAGCACGCCTCGTACACCGACGTGCTCCGCGACGCCGACATCGCCATGTACGCGGCCAAGGCCGCCGGGAAGTCGGCGTACCGGACCTGCACGCCGGCGCTGCGGGAGTCCGCGGTGACCCGGGCGGAGCTGATCGCCGACCTGCGCCGGGCGGTCGACGAGCGGCAGTTGCACCTGGACTACCAGCCGATCGTCGACCTGGCCACCGGCGCGGTACGCAGCGCGGAGGCGCTGGTCCGCTGGCGGCATCCCCGGCTGGGGCTGCTCGCTCCGGCGGCGTTCCTGCCGTTGGCGGAGGAGACCGGGCTGATCGTGCCGATCGACCGCTGGGTGATCCACGAGGCGTGCCGGGCCGCCGCCGGGTGGCGTGAGCGGGTGCCCGAGGCGACCGTCGCGGTCAACATCGCCGCCGCCCATCTGCGCCGGCCGGACCTGATCGCCACGGTCACCTCGGCCACCGCCAGCGCCGGCCTGGCTCCCCGCGCGTTGACCCTGGAGCTGACCGAGTCGGCCTTGATCGACGGCAGCGAGTCCGTGCTGGAACGGCTCGCCCAACTGCGGGATCTGGGCATCCGCATCGCCATCGACGACTTCGGCACCGGCTACTCCTCGCTGAGCTACCTGCACCGCATCCCGGCCACCGAGCTGAAGATCGACCGCTCCTTCGTGGCCCGGCTCGACACCGACCCCCGGGCGTACGCCACCGTGGAGATGGTGACCCGGCTCGCGGGCGCGTTCGACCTGATGGTGGTGGCCGAGGGGGTGGAGACCGAGGAACAGCACGCGGCGGTCACCGCGATCGGCTGCGTCCACGGCCAGGGCTACCGGTACGGCCGCCCCGGCGCCCTCACCACCCTCCACCCCCACCCCACCCCCGCCTGA
- a CDS encoding MFS transporter: MRNHPAVVLVAVLLSTISLPASLTGASVALPEIGRDLDAGLAGVQWVVNGYNATFASFMLATGALADLLGRRRVFATGVAIFAGSGLAASAASGIVLLDLLRALAGVGAAAAATSASAILAATFTGRARARVFSLFGTTIGVGLAFGPSMAGLLIDAFGWRAVFAGPALAALVVLALTPLLPESRQPHAGRIDWPGTVTFTAALLLLIFGFVQGPETGWSAPVIVSAFVAALLLLVAFVVVERRRPDPMFDLALLASPRFVGICLAAATIVAVLVPLLVYLPSYLTTVVGMSPGAAGATLILLTAPTLVLPLLTGATARLVPPAAVVVTSVAVVAAGAAWATVLSPASGAAALAGPLLTIGVGVGLSIGLLDAMAIGSVAPHRAATGAGMINTARLASETVAIAVVGAVLASTTGGRLADPGFTGGLRTVLWSMAALAVTAALVTAALVRRARIQGSPVG; encoded by the coding sequence TTGCGCAACCACCCGGCCGTCGTGCTGGTCGCCGTCCTGCTGTCCACCATCTCGCTGCCCGCGTCGCTGACCGGCGCCTCGGTGGCGTTGCCGGAGATCGGCCGGGACCTCGACGCCGGGCTGGCCGGCGTGCAGTGGGTGGTGAACGGCTACAACGCCACCTTCGCCAGCTTCATGCTCGCCACCGGCGCGCTGGCGGACCTGCTGGGCCGGCGGCGGGTCTTCGCCACCGGTGTCGCGATCTTCGCCGGCTCCGGGCTGGCCGCCTCGGCGGCGAGCGGCATCGTGCTGCTCGACCTGCTGCGGGCGCTCGCCGGGGTCGGTGCGGCCGCCGCCGCGACCAGCGCCTCCGCCATCCTGGCCGCCACGTTCACCGGCCGGGCCCGGGCCCGCGTGTTCAGCCTCTTCGGTACGACCATCGGCGTCGGCCTGGCCTTCGGCCCCTCCATGGCCGGGCTGCTGATCGACGCCTTCGGCTGGCGGGCCGTCTTCGCCGGGCCGGCCCTGGCCGCCCTGGTGGTGCTGGCGCTGACCCCGCTGCTGCCCGAGTCGCGCCAGCCGCACGCCGGCCGGATCGACTGGCCCGGCACGGTCACCTTCACCGCCGCGCTGCTGCTGCTCATCTTCGGCTTCGTGCAGGGGCCCGAGACGGGGTGGTCGGCTCCGGTGATCGTGTCCGCGTTCGTCGCCGCGCTGCTCCTGCTGGTGGCCTTCGTCGTGGTGGAGCGCCGCCGCCCCGATCCGATGTTCGACCTGGCCCTGCTGGCGAGCCCCCGCTTCGTCGGGATCTGCCTGGCGGCGGCGACCATCGTCGCGGTGCTGGTGCCGCTGCTGGTGTACCTGCCGTCGTACCTGACCACGGTGGTCGGGATGAGCCCCGGCGCGGCCGGCGCCACGCTGATCCTGCTGACCGCGCCGACGTTGGTGCTGCCGCTGCTCACCGGCGCGACGGCCCGGCTGGTGCCACCCGCGGCGGTGGTCGTCACCTCGGTGGCGGTGGTGGCGGCCGGCGCGGCCTGGGCCACCGTCCTGTCCCCGGCCAGCGGCGCGGCGGCCCTGGCGGGCCCGCTGCTGACCATCGGCGTCGGGGTGGGCCTGTCGATCGGGCTGCTCGACGCGATGGCGATCGGCAGCGTCGCGCCGCACCGGGCGGCGACCGGCGCCGGGATGATCAACACGGCCCGGTTGGCCAGCGAGACGGTCGCCATCGCGGTGGTCGGCGCGGTGCTGGCGAGCACGACCGGTGGCCGGCTGGCCGATCCGGGCTTCACCGGTGGGCTGCGCACGGTGCTCTGGTCGATGGCGGCGCTGGCGGTGACCGCCGCGCTGGTGACCGCCGCGCTGGTGCGCCGCGCCCGGATCCAGGGCAGCCCGGTCGGCTGA
- a CDS encoding glycosyl hydrolase, whose amino-acid sequence MRSRRLRLALSAAATALVAASVLTVIGRADAHTVAPVNPNASASTRSVLNWLAHLPNRSTNRIASGFFGGYSNSGFSLAQTEELRNATGQYPAILSCDYGSGWATNSDITALVDHSCNASLKSWWNSGGLVTISVHSPSPANANGGGLNTAMGNFADLLNPSTEAGARWRRLLDKMAAGLQDLENAGVPVLFRPFHEMNGDWFWWGNRDQGTFRQVWQQMHSYLTGTKGLDNLLWIYSADFSRGNRTAFYPGASYVDIVGMDAYDDNPQTSGIQSAYQELTALGKPFAFAEIGPDSQGSFDYGRWITAFQQSYPRTTYFLAWNDGWGPARNAGASTLFNNSWIANRGEVDLGTIVEPSGPPPSSPPPGGTLLAGFESGTDGWAGTNVTGGPWRVNEWAAQGSWSLKSDVNLAAGASYLRRTVTQSLSGRTTLRATARVAPWGNHAAGTQAKLYVKTGSGWQWHDGGAVTVTSSGATLTLNLSGVANLGDVREIGVQFVPAGGAGGGSAVYVDNVTVQ is encoded by the coding sequence ATGCGAAGTAGACGACTCCGCCTCGCGCTCAGCGCCGCCGCCACCGCCCTCGTCGCGGCCTCCGTGCTGACCGTGATCGGGCGCGCCGACGCGCACACCGTCGCGCCCGTCAACCCCAACGCCTCCGCCTCGACCCGCAGCGTGCTCAACTGGCTGGCCCACCTGCCCAACCGGAGCACCAACCGGATCGCCTCCGGCTTCTTCGGCGGCTACAGCAACAGCGGCTTCTCCCTCGCCCAGACCGAGGAGCTGCGCAACGCCACCGGGCAGTACCCGGCGATCCTCAGCTGCGACTACGGCTCCGGCTGGGCCACCAACAGCGACATCACCGCGCTGGTCGACCACTCCTGCAACGCCAGCCTGAAGTCCTGGTGGAACAGCGGCGGCCTGGTCACCATCAGCGTCCACTCGCCCAGCCCGGCCAACGCCAACGGCGGCGGCCTGAACACCGCGATGGGCAACTTCGCCGACCTGCTCAATCCGTCCACCGAGGCGGGCGCCCGATGGCGGCGACTGCTGGACAAGATGGCCGCCGGCCTGCAGGACCTGGAGAACGCCGGGGTGCCGGTGCTGTTCCGGCCGTTCCACGAGATGAACGGCGACTGGTTCTGGTGGGGCAACCGTGACCAGGGCACCTTCCGGCAGGTCTGGCAGCAGATGCACAGCTACCTCACCGGCACCAAGGGGCTGGACAACCTGCTCTGGATCTACTCCGCCGACTTCAGTCGGGGCAACCGCACCGCCTTCTACCCCGGCGCGTCCTACGTGGACATCGTCGGCATGGACGCCTACGACGACAACCCGCAGACCTCGGGCATCCAGTCCGCGTACCAGGAGCTGACCGCGCTGGGCAAGCCGTTCGCGTTCGCCGAGATCGGACCGGACAGCCAGGGCTCCTTCGACTACGGCAGGTGGATCACCGCCTTCCAGCAGAGCTACCCCCGGACCACCTACTTCCTGGCCTGGAACGACGGCTGGGGCCCGGCGCGCAACGCCGGCGCGAGCACCCTGTTCAACAACTCCTGGATCGCCAACCGGGGCGAGGTCGACCTCGGCACGATCGTCGAGCCGAGCGGTCCGCCGCCGTCCAGCCCACCGCCCGGCGGCACCCTGCTGGCCGGCTTCGAATCGGGCACCGACGGCTGGGCCGGCACCAACGTCACCGGCGGACCGTGGCGGGTCAACGAGTGGGCCGCCCAGGGGAGCTGGTCGCTGAAGTCCGACGTCAACCTCGCCGCCGGCGCCAGCTACCTGCGCCGCACCGTCACCCAGAGCCTGTCCGGGCGGACGACGCTGCGGGCCACCGCCCGGGTCGCCCCGTGGGGCAACCACGCCGCCGGCACCCAGGCCAAGCTGTACGTCAAGACCGGCTCCGGCTGGCAGTGGCACGACGGCGGCGCGGTCACCGTCACCTCCTCGGGGGCGACGCTGACCCTCAACCTGTCCGGCGTGGCCAACCTCGGCGACGTCCGCGAGATCGGCGTGCAGTTCGTCCCGGCCGGCGGGGCCGGCGGCGGCTCCGCCGTGTACGTCGACAACGTCACCGTCCAGTAG
- a CDS encoding SRPBCC family protein codes for MTEPMTIAVRLAAPVEAVRRAVTDPAELRLWFAEHAEVELPRRYEFWGRYTPEGDAPHQRLLHVDEDTLRFAWLLDGVETTSGIHLAAEGPQQTLLTLTQSHFTMAEAFDGSSIRGVLQTWWSLSLANLAAHLEGRPLLPRTDFTSAELRGELLIAAPAAKVWESLTDSDQASAWFGYPIGIEPWVGGRYAMGGFESGYAAKVVDLDPGRALSVDWGPTGVTSWELAESDGKTKLTFVQSGFDEGNPPYAAWTGSVAGLSELRRYHEMPDWQPIWVTEEVPTGA; via the coding sequence ATGACTGAACCGATGACCATCGCCGTCCGGCTCGCCGCGCCCGTCGAGGCGGTCCGGCGGGCGGTGACCGACCCGGCCGAGCTGCGCCTGTGGTTCGCCGAGCACGCCGAGGTCGAGCTGCCCCGGCGGTACGAGTTCTGGGGCCGGTACACACCGGAGGGCGACGCCCCGCACCAGCGGCTGCTGCACGTCGACGAGGACACGCTGCGCTTCGCCTGGCTGCTCGACGGGGTGGAGACCACCAGCGGGATACACCTGGCCGCCGAGGGGCCGCAGCAGACCCTGCTGACCCTCACCCAGAGCCACTTCACCATGGCCGAGGCGTTCGACGGCAGCAGCATCCGGGGGGTGTTGCAGACCTGGTGGTCGCTGTCGCTGGCCAACCTCGCCGCGCACCTGGAGGGGCGCCCGCTGCTGCCGCGTACCGACTTCACCTCCGCCGAGCTGCGCGGCGAGCTGCTGATCGCCGCCCCGGCGGCGAAGGTCTGGGAGTCGCTCACCGACTCCGACCAGGCCAGCGCCTGGTTCGGGTACCCGATCGGGATCGAGCCCTGGGTCGGCGGCCGGTACGCGATGGGCGGGTTCGAGTCCGGGTACGCGGCGAAGGTGGTTGACCTGGATCCCGGCCGTGCCCTCTCCGTCGACTGGGGACCGACCGGCGTCACCAGCTGGGAACTCGCCGAGTCCGACGGGAAGACGAAGCTGACCTTCGTGCAGAGCGGCTTCGACGAGGGCAACCCGCCGTACGCGGCGTGGACCGGGAGCGTCGCCGGCCTCTCCGAGCTGCGGCGCTACCACGAGATGCCCGACTGGCAGCCGATCTGGGTGACCGAGGAGGTGCCGACCGGCGCCTGA
- a CDS encoding winged helix-turn-helix domain-containing protein, giving the protein MRDVLYLEQIEQAEVLLKPQRVEVLRQLAEPRTCTEVAARLGQTPQRVYYHVRQLVAAGLAEQVRTRQVRGITEGIYQAAARSYWLSPRLVGRVGGLRRARDELSLGHLLDLMEEVQADVAALDRSAPELPSIGVSGEIRVPAERRQEFLHDLRSTLQDLFTRYGGAEGDAFKLAVACYPKGEDHD; this is encoded by the coding sequence ATGAGAGACGTCCTGTACCTGGAACAGATCGAGCAGGCCGAGGTCCTGCTGAAGCCGCAGCGCGTCGAGGTGCTGCGGCAGCTGGCCGAACCCCGCACCTGCACCGAGGTCGCCGCCCGGCTGGGGCAGACGCCCCAGCGCGTCTACTACCACGTCCGGCAGCTGGTCGCGGCCGGTCTGGCCGAGCAGGTGCGAACGCGTCAGGTGCGCGGCATCACCGAGGGCATCTACCAGGCCGCCGCCCGGTCGTACTGGCTCTCGCCCCGGCTCGTCGGGCGGGTCGGCGGGCTGCGCCGGGCCCGCGACGAGCTGAGCCTCGGCCACCTGCTCGACCTGATGGAGGAGGTCCAGGCGGACGTCGCCGCGCTCGACCGGTCGGCGCCGGAGCTGCCCTCGATCGGCGTCTCCGGCGAGATCCGGGTGCCGGCCGAGCGCCGGCAGGAGTTCCTGCACGACCTGCGGTCCACGCTGCAGGACCTGTTCACGCGCTACGGGGGCGCCGAGGGGGACGCCTTCAAGCTCGCCGTGGCCTGCTACCCCAAGGGAGAAGACCATGACTGA
- a CDS encoding zinc-ribbon domain-containing protein → MFFIFGLRTSVSRSGVATAVCRNCGNRAAQVITRRSTKFTLFFIPLIPVRTRYVQQCTFCGAEYAISKDEARRLPVG, encoded by the coding sequence ATGTTCTTCATCTTCGGACTGCGCACGTCGGTCAGCCGCTCGGGGGTGGCCACCGCCGTCTGCCGCAACTGCGGCAACCGGGCGGCGCAGGTCATCACCCGGCGGTCGACGAAGTTCACCCTCTTCTTCATCCCGCTGATCCCGGTGCGCACCCGCTACGTGCAGCAGTGCACGTTCTGCGGTGCCGAGTACGCCATCTCGAAGGACGAGGCCCGTCGCCTCCCGGTCGGCTGA
- a CDS encoding class I SAM-dependent methyltransferase produces MSLTDREQGAASTPSTPPAGGRRIGTTVADVVRAVTARDLPVRITGYDGSAIGPTDSGITLAIRTERGLSYLLTAPGDLGMARAYVSGDLGLEGVHPGDPYEALRVLKDELRLRPPSVAEGLALVRGLGWERLLPPTPPPQEAQPRWRRVVNGLRHSRLRDSTAISHHYDVSNAFYEKVLGPSMTYTCAVYRSPSDTLEQAQAAKYDLVAGKLALKPGMRLLDVGCGWGGMVRHAAREYGVQALGVTLSRAQAQWAQAAIEREGLTGLAEVRHLDYRDAPRQQFDVISSIGLTEHVGVRNYPGYFGALRDRLRPGGRLLNHCITRADNRAPHRSGAFIDRYVFPDGELAGPGRLISEVHDAGLEVHHEENLRQHYALTLAAWCRNLVEHWDFCVGEVGQGTARVWGLYMAGSRLAFERNGIQLHQVLATRNGPDGVNGYPLRPDWTA; encoded by the coding sequence ATGAGCCTGACCGACCGAGAACAGGGGGCGGCGAGCACCCCGTCCACACCGCCGGCGGGAGGCCGGCGAATCGGCACGACGGTCGCGGACGTCGTCCGCGCGGTCACCGCCCGGGACCTGCCGGTCCGCATCACCGGGTACGACGGCAGCGCGATCGGCCCGACCGACTCCGGGATCACCCTGGCCATCCGCACCGAGCGGGGCCTGTCGTACCTGCTCACCGCGCCGGGTGACCTGGGCATGGCCCGGGCGTACGTCAGCGGTGACCTCGGGCTGGAGGGGGTCCACCCGGGCGACCCGTACGAGGCGCTGCGGGTGCTCAAGGACGAGTTGCGGTTGCGGCCGCCGTCGGTGGCCGAGGGGCTGGCGCTGGTGCGCGGGCTGGGCTGGGAGCGGCTGCTGCCCCCGACGCCCCCGCCGCAGGAGGCACAGCCGCGCTGGCGGCGGGTGGTCAACGGGCTGCGGCACTCCCGGCTGCGCGACAGCACCGCCATCTCGCACCACTACGACGTCTCGAACGCCTTCTACGAGAAGGTGCTCGGCCCGTCGATGACCTACACCTGCGCGGTCTACCGCAGCCCGTCGGACACTCTGGAGCAGGCCCAGGCGGCCAAGTACGACCTGGTCGCCGGCAAGTTGGCGCTCAAGCCGGGGATGCGGCTGCTCGATGTCGGGTGCGGCTGGGGCGGGATGGTCCGGCACGCCGCCCGCGAGTACGGCGTGCAGGCCCTCGGGGTGACCCTGTCGCGGGCTCAGGCGCAGTGGGCGCAGGCGGCGATCGAGCGGGAGGGGCTGACCGGGCTGGCGGAGGTGCGTCACCTGGACTACCGGGACGCTCCCCGGCAGCAGTTCGACGTGATCTCCTCGATCGGGTTGACCGAGCACGTCGGGGTGCGCAACTACCCGGGGTACTTCGGGGCGCTGCGGGACCGGCTGCGTCCGGGGGGCCGGCTGCTCAACCACTGCATCACCCGGGCCGACAACCGGGCGCCGCACCGCTCGGGCGCGTTCATCGACCGGTACGTCTTCCCGGACGGCGAGCTGGCCGGGCCGGGCCGGCTGATCAGCGAGGTCCACGACGCCGGGCTGGAGGTGCACCACGAGGAGAACCTGCGCCAGCACTACGCGCTGACCCTGGCCGCCTGGTGCCGCAACCTGGTCGAGCACTGGGACTTCTGCGTCGGTGAGGTGGGCCAGGGCACCGCCCGGGTGTGGGGGCTGTACATGGCCGGGTCGCGGCTGGCCTTCGAGCGCAACGGCATCCAGCTGCACCAGGTCCTGGCGACCCGGAACGGGCCGGACGGGGTGAACGGGTACCCGCTGCGTCCCGACTGGACCGCCTGA
- a CDS encoding YciI family protein, with translation MQFMMFVCTDTEPDTDPDAAPDIERWVADRDAAGQRVLGERLAPPSGATTVRVRGGELLLTDGPFAETKEVIVGFDILECADLDEAIEVARAHPMAYAGRIELRPFDPLD, from the coding sequence ATGCAGTTCATGATGTTCGTCTGCACCGACACCGAGCCGGACACCGACCCGGACGCCGCCCCGGACATCGAGCGGTGGGTCGCCGACCGGGACGCCGCCGGCCAGCGGGTGCTCGGCGAGCGGCTGGCCCCGCCGTCGGGGGCCACCACGGTCCGGGTACGCGGCGGCGAGCTGCTGCTGACCGACGGGCCGTTCGCCGAGACCAAGGAGGTCATCGTCGGCTTCGACATCCTGGAGTGCGCCGACCTGGACGAGGCGATCGAGGTGGCCCGCGCCCACCCGATGGCGTACGCGGGGCGGATCGAGCTGCGCCCGTTCGACCCGCTGGACTGA
- a CDS encoding MerR family transcriptional regulator: MAYTVGQVAKAARVTVRTLHHYDEIGLLSPGGRTPAGYRRYDDADLERLQHIRFYRELGFPLEEIAAILDDPDADPAAHLRRQHELLTDRIGRLREMVAAIEIAMEARRMEIRLTPEERFEVFGDFDPDAHAEEAERRWGGSEAYRESTRRTAGYSKEDWLRNKAENEEWGRRLVEVMASGAPADSPAAMALAEEHRQLITRWFYDCSYEVHTGLADLYVADPRFTAHYEQIAPGMTAYLAEAIHANAISRA; encoded by the coding sequence ATGGCGTACACGGTGGGGCAGGTGGCGAAGGCGGCCCGGGTGACGGTCCGGACGCTGCACCACTACGACGAGATCGGGCTGCTGTCGCCCGGCGGGCGTACCCCGGCGGGCTACCGCCGCTACGACGACGCGGACCTGGAGCGGTTGCAGCACATCCGCTTCTACCGAGAGCTGGGGTTCCCGCTGGAGGAGATCGCGGCGATCCTCGACGACCCGGACGCGGACCCGGCGGCGCACCTGCGCCGGCAGCACGAGCTGCTCACCGACCGGATCGGCCGGCTCCGGGAGATGGTCGCGGCGATCGAGATCGCGATGGAGGCGAGACGGATGGAGATCAGGCTCACGCCGGAGGAGCGCTTCGAGGTCTTCGGCGACTTCGACCCAGACGCGCACGCCGAGGAGGCGGAGCGACGATGGGGCGGCAGCGAGGCGTACCGGGAGTCGACCCGGCGGACGGCCGGCTACTCCAAGGAGGACTGGCTGCGCAACAAGGCCGAGAACGAGGAGTGGGGGCGACGGCTCGTCGAGGTGATGGCCTCCGGCGCGCCGGCGGACTCGCCGGCGGCGATGGCGCTGGCCGAGGAGCACCGGCAGCTCATCACCCGCTGGTTCTACGACTGCTCGTACGAGGTCCACACCGGGCTGGCCGACCTGTACGTGGCGGATCCCCGGTTCACCGCGCACTACGAGCAGATCGCACCCGGGATGACGGCGTACCTCGCCGAGGCGATCCACGCCAACGCGATCAGCCGCGCCTGA